Proteins encoded together in one candidate division WOR-3 bacterium window:
- a CDS encoding T9SS type A sorting domain-containing protein, which yields MAEVSADDISLINNNQGPYILLSSRTVLDSPPGGNNNGRFDPGETGGLIVGLRNIGNQGVDSVYVKLRSSDSRFVITDSISSYGSIPAGATRTNETDPFGVQVDHSIPIETPVTLYLFINGTGYNDTIRFNIVVGELRPSDPIPDNGNPPRYWAYDDIDTLYPQHPNFSWIEINNRGTRLSLSDDQTITIDLPFTWQFYGSTYTQISICSNGWVAPGFTTTTAYNNTSLPTTSLPGAICLNWDDLYPPVGNGVWYFYDADNHRFIVEWDSVHYFPGSGAPYERFQLVLYDPTTPTPTGDNLIVVQYLTANQYTSSTVGIQDPSQTIAIQCLFDNNYHRGSAPIAPGRAIKYTTAAPSAIAEEPKTHPAQLALICYPNPSRGTVRFFSNLGTDVPVNIYDRTGRLVRTLSDRENWIWDGKDARGKPVPPGVYFSRLNSPEIQAETKFVIAR from the coding sequence GTGGCGGAGGTCTCCGCCGATGACATCTCCTTAATTAACAACAATCAAGGTCCTTACATCCTGCTCAGCAGCAGAACCGTTCTGGACTCGCCGCCGGGCGGCAACAACAATGGGCGATTTGACCCGGGGGAAACGGGCGGTTTAATTGTCGGCTTGCGCAACATCGGTAATCAGGGAGTGGACAGTGTCTATGTCAAGTTACGCTCTTCTGACAGCCGCTTCGTTATCACCGACTCAATCAGCTCCTACGGCTCAATTCCTGCTGGCGCAACCCGAACCAACGAAACCGACCCATTTGGCGTTCAGGTTGACCATTCAATCCCGATTGAAACACCGGTAACCCTTTACCTTTTCATCAACGGCACCGGCTACAACGACACAATTCGCTTTAACATCGTGGTTGGCGAATTACGACCTTCCGACCCGATACCGGACAACGGCAATCCGCCCCGTTACTGGGCTTACGACGACATTGACACCCTCTATCCCCAGCATCCCAACTTCTCCTGGATAGAAATCAACAATCGGGGCACTCGCCTATCCCTTAGTGATGACCAGACGATTACCATTGACCTGCCGTTCACCTGGCAGTTCTACGGTTCAACCTATACTCAAATCTCCATCTGCTCCAATGGCTGGGTCGCACCGGGTTTCACCACCACCACCGCTTACAACAACACATCGTTACCCACGACATCTTTACCGGGTGCCATCTGCCTTAACTGGGATGACCTTTATCCACCGGTTGGTAACGGCGTCTGGTACTTTTACGACGCCGATAACCACCGCTTTATTGTCGAATGGGATTCGGTACACTATTTCCCTGGCTCCGGTGCCCCTTATGAACGATTCCAGCTCGTCCTCTACGACCCAACGACCCCGACTCCGACCGGCGACAATCTAATTGTCGTCCAGTACCTCACCGCCAACCAGTACACTTCAAGCACCGTTGGTATCCAGGACCCGAGCCAGACCATCGCTATCCAGTGCCTGTTTGACAACAACTATCATCGAGGCAGCGCCCCAATCGCTCCGGGCCGGGCAATCAAATACACCACTGCGGCCCCAAGCGCAATCGCTGAAGAACCCAAAACCCATCCCGCTCAACTGGCACTCATCTGTTATCCCAACCCCAGCCGCGGAACGGTCCGATTCTTCTCAAACCTTGGCACCGATGTGCCTGTCAACATCTACGACCGCACCGGCCGGTTGGTGCGCACCCTTTCAGACCGTGAAAACTGGATTTGGGACGGCAAAGACGCACGGGGCAAACCCGTACCACCCGGTGTTTACTTCTCCCGCCTGAACTCACCGGAAATTCAGGCTGAAACAAAGTTCGTTATCGCCCGCTAA
- a CDS encoding epoxyqueuosine reductase QueH → MSTSRLLLHICCAPCASAVVRRLQPIYEVTGFFYNPNIFPEEEFRRRQDAVRRLSFLWHIPIEYGPYEHGRFREAVKGLENEPEGGKRCEVCFRLRLEECGKRAREIGCGAIASTLTIGPNKRADVINQIGREVAAMAGIEFIEEDWKKRDGFKHSVEISRELGLYRQVYCGCEFSIKEKAGRNQ, encoded by the coding sequence TTGAGCACCAGCCGCCTCCTGCTTCATATCTGCTGCGCACCCTGTGCGAGCGCGGTGGTGCGTCGGCTGCAACCGATTTACGAGGTGACCGGTTTTTTCTACAACCCGAACATCTTCCCGGAAGAGGAGTTCCGACGGCGTCAAGATGCGGTGCGGCGATTGAGTTTCTTATGGCACATTCCGATTGAGTATGGCCCGTATGAACACGGGCGGTTTCGGGAAGCGGTAAAGGGGTTGGAGAATGAGCCGGAAGGTGGAAAGCGGTGCGAGGTCTGTTTCCGATTGCGACTGGAGGAGTGCGGAAAACGGGCACGGGAAATCGGTTGCGGCGCAATTGCCTCGACGCTGACAATAGGACCAAATAAGCGCGCAGATGTGATAAACCAAATTGGCAGAGAGGTTGCCGCGATGGCGGGGATTGAGTTCATTGAAGAGGACTGGAAAAAACGGGATGGATTTAAACACAGTGTTGAGATTTCGCGCGAGTTAGGGCTTTATCGGCAGGTCTACTGCGGCTGCGAATTTTCTATAAAAGAAAAGGCGGGGCGGAACCAATGA